From a region of the Micropterus dolomieu isolate WLL.071019.BEF.003 ecotype Adirondacks linkage group LG21, ASM2129224v1, whole genome shotgun sequence genome:
- the epgn gene encoding epigen, whose protein sequence is MLLLFTTVGKSAMLTDNLQTTAAPALSNSSLSTQLNNNSMEEPMVLRSHRSCGSEHVNYCENGGECMYPQDNDQPFCICKSSYSGHRCLFFSERSHTLPELEQLIGIIFGVVILFFVLAIIIYCFASKRCKKSVPLIKSAPSELSV, encoded by the exons ATGCTTCTGCTCTTCACCACGGTAGGAAAATCTGCAATGCTGACTGACAACCTCCAGACCACAGCAGCGCCTGCTTTGTCAAACTCATCTCTGAGCACGCAGCTCAACAACA acagTATGGAGGAACCTATGGTTCTGCGCTCACACAGATCATGTggaagtgaacatgtaaactaCTGTGAAAATGGTGGAGAGTGCATGTACCCTCAAGACAATGACCAACCTTTTTGCAT CTGCAAGTCTTCGTACAGCGGGCATCGCTGCCTGTTCTTCAGTGAACGCTCTCACACTCTGCCCGAGTTAGAGCAACTGATTGGCATCATTTTTGGGGTGGTTATTCTCTTCTTTGTCCTGGCCATCATAATTTACTGCTTCGCCAGTAAGAG gtGTAAAAAATCGGTACCGCTGATAAAATCTGCACCATCTGAGTTGTCGGTGTAA